Proteins from a single region of Haloarcula laminariae:
- a CDS encoding DUF7553 family protein codes for MNKHFEDARYYLKRAGETAGKGLKEELEPVEARFRELTGTEAEPEPSRLEAVKADLKTLQERAEGEAETAIGQARERIGDYRGKQAPDA; via the coding sequence ATGAATAAACACTTCGAAGACGCACGGTACTACCTCAAGCGCGCCGGCGAGACTGCGGGCAAGGGCCTCAAAGAGGAGCTGGAACCGGTCGAGGCGCGGTTCCGGGAACTCACCGGCACCGAGGCGGAACCGGAGCCGAGCCGGCTGGAGGCCGTGAAGGCGGACCTGAAGACGCTTCAGGAGCGCGCCGAGGGGGAGGCCGAAACCGCAATCGGACAGGCACGTGAGCGGATCGGGGACTACCGCGGGAAACAGGCGCCGGACGCGTAA
- a CDS encoding MBL fold metallo-hydrolase: MFTRVSIPTPFQIGAVNAYVAGRTIVDPGPDSEEAWSRLLEALEARELAPSDISQVVVTHPHPDHFGLAHRFRDAGARVLASSEGAAIMRDFGARLRYEQSYFTDFFERCGISRETAKAVTQLPEAFLPYARSVETDRELDDGDIITVDDESLTVDGVAGHAVGECIFSYDHEGRREAIVGDTVLGDITPNPFLQPPPEEGGERPRVLPAFNDSLRWLREQGHDRFLTGHREPVESPSERIDATLAAHDQRSDEVADIVSEGTTTPVDVMTALFGDLPATEYFAGMSEAVGHLDVLEARGRVEKRESGGVFVYELQ, from the coding sequence ATGTTCACACGGGTGTCGATACCGACGCCGTTCCAGATCGGCGCGGTCAACGCCTACGTCGCGGGCCGAACCATCGTCGACCCTGGACCGGACAGCGAGGAGGCCTGGTCGCGCCTGCTGGAAGCGCTGGAAGCTCGGGAACTCGCGCCGAGCGACATCTCGCAAGTGGTCGTTACTCACCCCCATCCGGACCACTTCGGTCTGGCGCATCGGTTCCGGGACGCCGGCGCGCGGGTGCTGGCCAGTTCCGAGGGCGCCGCCATCATGCGCGATTTCGGCGCCCGCCTGCGCTACGAGCAGTCCTACTTCACGGACTTCTTCGAACGCTGTGGTATCTCCAGGGAGACGGCGAAGGCGGTCACACAGCTCCCCGAGGCGTTTCTCCCCTACGCAAGGAGCGTCGAGACCGACCGGGAGCTCGACGACGGCGACATCATCACGGTCGACGACGAGTCACTGACCGTCGACGGCGTCGCCGGTCACGCCGTCGGCGAGTGCATCTTCTCCTACGACCACGAGGGGCGCCGCGAGGCCATCGTCGGCGACACGGTACTCGGCGACATCACGCCGAACCCCTTCCTTCAGCCACCGCCCGAGGAGGGGGGCGAACGCCCCCGCGTTCTGCCGGCGTTCAACGACTCCCTGCGGTGGCTCCGCGAGCAGGGCCACGACCGTTTCCTCACCGGCCACCGGGAGCCGGTCGAGTCGCCGTCGGAGCGCATCGACGCCACTCTGGCGGCTCACGACCAGCGCAGCGACGAGGTGGCCGACATCGTGAGCGAGGGCACGACGACGCCGGTCGACGTGATGACGGCGCTCTTTGGCGACCTCCCCGCGACGGAGTACTTCGCGGGGATGAGCGAGGCTGTCGGGCATCTCGACGTGCTCGAAGCGCGCGGTCGGGTGGAAAAACGGGAGAGCGGCGGCGTGTTCGTCTACGAGCTACAGTAG
- a CDS encoding NADH-quinone oxidoreductase subunit N — translation MVDPTWLATAPALTFVAAALVLLLADSVDPDTTNTTLLGGIAVAGSLGSLTAAVYLLYREVGIPTEQGGDGVATLFSGQLVVDQMALFFMIIVASVTALVTLASMDYVREHAYQAEFYSLVLLSATGMSLLSAANSLATAFVAFELISLPSYALVAFLKKNRGSVEAGLKYFLVGAVSSAVFAYGISLVYAATGVLRFDAVATAVESGTVQTVVDGSVEAGASGASVPMSILGVGIVMIIGGLAFKMAAVPFQFWAPEAYEGAPAPISAFLSSASKAAGFVLAFRIFAVAFPIGSLVGSGAVDWFVVFQVLAIATMFVGNFAAATQETVKRMLAYSSIGHAGYVLIGLAALTATGDGMSLSMSAGMAHLMVYGFMNTGAFLFIALAEYWGVGRRFEDYNGLGKEAPVACAAMTVFLFSLAGLPIGGGFFSKFYLFQATLNVSAWSLAAALVINSALSLFYYSRVVKAMWIEEPTGERSIESYPTGLYTAIVAAAVITVLLIPGFGYISEIAFRAVELL, via the coding sequence ATGGTCGACCCGACGTGGCTGGCAACCGCGCCCGCCCTGACGTTCGTCGCGGCCGCGCTCGTGCTCTTGCTCGCGGATAGCGTCGACCCCGACACGACGAACACGACGCTGCTCGGCGGCATCGCCGTCGCCGGCTCGCTGGGCTCGCTGACCGCGGCGGTGTACCTGCTGTACAGGGAGGTCGGCATCCCGACCGAACAGGGCGGGGACGGCGTCGCCACCCTCTTCAGCGGTCAGCTGGTCGTCGACCAGATGGCGCTGTTCTTCATGATAATCGTCGCGAGCGTCACCGCTCTGGTGACACTCGCCAGTATGGACTACGTGCGCGAACACGCCTACCAGGCGGAGTTCTACTCGCTGGTCCTGCTGTCGGCGACCGGTATGAGCCTGCTGTCGGCCGCTAACAGTCTAGCGACGGCCTTCGTCGCCTTCGAACTCATCTCCCTGCCGTCCTACGCCCTCGTCGCCTTCCTGAAGAAGAACCGGGGGAGCGTCGAGGCCGGACTGAAGTACTTCCTCGTCGGCGCGGTCTCCTCGGCGGTGTTCGCCTACGGCATCTCGCTCGTGTACGCCGCGACCGGCGTCCTCCGCTTTGACGCCGTCGCGACGGCCGTCGAGTCCGGCACTGTCCAGACCGTCGTCGACGGGAGCGTCGAGGCCGGGGCGAGCGGCGCCTCGGTGCCCATGTCCATCCTCGGCGTCGGTATCGTGATGATTATCGGCGGCCTCGCGTTCAAGATGGCCGCCGTGCCGTTCCAGTTCTGGGCGCCCGAGGCCTACGAGGGCGCGCCCGCGCCCATCTCGGCGTTCCTCTCCTCGGCCTCGAAGGCCGCCGGCTTCGTGCTGGCGTTCCGCATCTTCGCCGTGGCCTTCCCCATCGGCTCGCTCGTCGGGAGCGGCGCCGTCGACTGGTTCGTCGTCTTCCAGGTGTTGGCCATCGCGACGATGTTCGTCGGGAACTTCGCCGCGGCGACCCAGGAGACGGTCAAGCGGATGCTGGCCTACTCCTCGATCGGTCACGCCGGCTACGTTCTCATCGGGCTGGCCGCTCTCACTGCGACCGGTGACGGGATGTCGCTATCGATGAGCGCCGGGATGGCCCACCTCATGGTCTATGGCTTCATGAACACCGGCGCGTTCCTCTTCATCGCGCTGGCGGAGTACTGGGGCGTCGGCCGACGCTTCGAGGACTACAACGGCCTCGGCAAGGAGGCGCCGGTGGCCTGTGCCGCGATGACGGTGTTCCTCTTCAGCCTCGCCGGCCTGCCCATCGGCGGCGGGTTCTTCTCGAAGTTCTACCTGTTCCAGGCGACGCTGAACGTCAGCGCGTGGTCGCTGGCGGCCGCGCTGGTCATCAACAGCGCGCTCAGCCTGTTCTACTACTCCCGCGTCGTCAAGGCGATGTGGATCGAGGAGCCCACCGGCGAGCGCTCTATCGAGTCCTACCCGACGGGGCTGTACACCGCCATCGTCGCCGCGGCGGTCATCACCGTGCTCCTGATTCCCGGCTTCGGATACATCTCGGAGATCGCCTTCCGAGCCGTCGAGCTACTGTAG